The following coding sequences lie in one bacterium genomic window:
- a CDS encoding aspartate aminotransferase family protein, whose amino-acid sequence MTGRADDLQRPPRSFAAGMPEDLSGDKRERPTGEGPVDDVGLREMGYAMVDLVVEYLQGLEGRRVYGPLTPAGLDDTFAEPLPEEGTPFADLVQDCRNRVFPNTMAIGSRRYFGMMNPAPLPLAIFSEALCAAMNQNTASWRHAPSGTAIEKRVIRWLCDLFGLPDRSFGTMTDGGSLANITGLKLAINRVLGRDLSRVREQSAPGAELARLTFYVSAQAHYSFEKAIDLLGLGRSQLRRIPVDELYRIDLVRLEAAITADRQAGLKPACIIGIAGTTNTGSIDKLDRLAALAAQYGCWFHVDAAYGGAAMLSEMYRPMLRGIDMADSITVDPHKWFYMPFSAGGILVRDGDFLRRSFLVHPEYYMEKVQRDTDAAGGEPAPPPPDRRGFHHGDKVNFFQYGIQGSRRLNALKLWLALRAVGRRQYAAWVEKDIELARVLAARMRRQPDFRILGPNTLGICNFRWEPLRPDGSMRFSAERADGLNRQLQDLVEREGDAWFSYTVLDGRVALRVNVENRNMEQADIERLVGVIRRAADRLLELNQSTES is encoded by the coding sequence ATGACCGGACGCGCCGACGACCTGCAGCGCCCGCCGCGCTCCTTCGCCGCAGGCATGCCCGAGGACCTGTCCGGCGACAAGCGCGAACGTCCGACCGGCGAGGGCCCGGTCGACGATGTCGGCCTGCGCGAGATGGGCTACGCGATGGTCGACCTGGTCGTGGAGTACCTGCAGGGGCTGGAAGGGCGACGCGTGTACGGGCCGCTGACGCCGGCCGGACTCGACGACACGTTCGCCGAGCCCTTGCCCGAGGAGGGGACGCCGTTCGCCGACCTCGTGCAGGACTGCCGCAATCGCGTGTTCCCGAACACCATGGCCATCGGCAGCCGGCGCTACTTCGGCATGATGAACCCGGCGCCGCTGCCGCTGGCGATCTTCAGCGAGGCGCTGTGCGCGGCCATGAACCAGAACACGGCCTCGTGGCGCCACGCGCCGTCGGGGACGGCCATCGAGAAGCGCGTCATCCGCTGGCTGTGCGACCTGTTCGGCCTGCCCGACCGCAGTTTCGGCACCATGACCGACGGCGGTTCGCTGGCGAACATCACCGGGCTCAAGCTCGCGATCAACCGGGTGCTGGGGCGCGACCTGTCGCGCGTGCGCGAGCAATCGGCGCCGGGCGCCGAGCTGGCGCGGCTGACATTCTATGTCTCGGCGCAGGCCCACTACAGTTTCGAGAAGGCGATCGACCTGCTGGGGCTCGGGCGGTCGCAGCTGCGACGCATCCCCGTCGATGAGCTCTACCGCATCGACCTGGTGCGGCTGGAGGCCGCCATCACCGCCGACAGGCAGGCGGGCCTGAAACCCGCGTGCATCATCGGCATCGCCGGTACGACCAACACCGGCAGCATCGACAAGCTGGATCGCCTGGCGGCGCTGGCTGCCCAGTACGGCTGCTGGTTCCATGTGGACGCGGCCTACGGCGGCGCCGCCATGCTCAGCGAGATGTACCGCCCCATGCTGCGCGGCATCGACATGGCCGACTCGATCACGGTCGACCCGCACAAGTGGTTCTACATGCCGTTCTCCGCGGGCGGAATCCTGGTGCGCGACGGCGACTTCCTGCGGCGCAGTTTTCTGGTGCATCCCGAGTACTACATGGAGAAGGTCCAGCGTGACACCGATGCGGCCGGGGGCGAGCCGGCCCCGCCGCCGCCCGACCGGCGCGGCTTCCACCACGGTGACAAGGTCAACTTCTTCCAGTACGGCATCCAGGGCAGCCGGCGCCTGAACGCGCTCAAGCTGTGGCTGGCCCTGCGGGCGGTCGGTCGCCGGCAGTACGCCGCCTGGGTCGAGAAGGACATCGAACTGGCGCGGGTGCTGGCCGCGCGCATGCGCCGGCAGCCGGATTTCCGCATCCTCGGGCCCAACACGCTGGGCATCTGCAATTTCCGCTGGGAACCCTTGAGGCCCGACGGCAGTATGCGCTTCTCTGCGGAGCGCGCCGACGGGTTGAACCGGCAGTTGCAGGACCTGGTCGAGCGGGAAGGCGATGCCTGGTTCAGCTACACGGTGCTGGACGGGCGCGTCGCCCTGCGGGTCAATGTCGAGAACCGGAACATGGAGCAGGCGGACATCGAGCGTCTGGTCGGCGTGATCAGGCGCGCGGCGGACCGTCTGCTGGAACTGAATCAGTCAACCGAATCGTGA
- a CDS encoding pyridoxal-phosphate dependent enzyme: MEPGLADIRAAAARIAGHVHRTPVITCAALDALSGAHLFFKCENLQKVGAFKMRGATNAVLSLGPQEAARGVATHSSGNHAQALALAARTRGIPAYIVMPTSAPAVKRAAVAGYGAEIIPCEPTLAAREAMLAEVVARTGAAFIPPYDDDRIIAGQGTAALELAEDVPGLEWVLCPVGGGGLLAGTALAFAALEPGARVVGAEPAGADDTARSLAAGRRLPAVDPRSICDGLLTSVGERNFAIIAKHVQAVWTVDDAQVVAAMRLVFERMKLVVEPSAVIGLAAALGRRGELSGCRVGIILSGGNVDLDRLPWLS; this comes from the coding sequence ATGGAACCGGGACTGGCTGATATCCGCGCCGCTGCCGCCCGCATCGCGGGGCATGTGCACCGGACACCCGTGATCACCTGCGCGGCGCTGGACGCCCTGAGCGGCGCGCACCTGTTCTTCAAGTGCGAGAACCTGCAGAAGGTCGGCGCCTTCAAGATGCGCGGCGCCACGAACGCCGTGCTGTCGCTGGGCCCGCAGGAGGCCGCCCGCGGCGTGGCCACGCACTCTTCCGGCAACCATGCGCAGGCGCTCGCGCTCGCCGCCCGAACCCGCGGCATTCCGGCCTACATCGTCATGCCGACCTCGGCGCCCGCGGTCAAGCGTGCGGCGGTCGCCGGCTATGGCGCCGAGATCATCCCCTGCGAACCCACGCTGGCCGCGCGCGAGGCGATGCTGGCGGAGGTCGTCGCGCGCACGGGGGCCGCATTCATCCCGCCCTACGACGATGATCGCATCATCGCCGGCCAGGGCACGGCGGCCCTCGAACTGGCCGAGGACGTGCCCGGGCTGGAGTGGGTGCTCTGCCCCGTCGGCGGCGGCGGCCTGTTGGCCGGGACAGCCCTGGCGTTTGCCGCCCTGGAGCCGGGTGCGCGCGTGGTGGGCGCCGAACCGGCGGGCGCCGACGATACGGCGCGTTCGTTGGCGGCGGGTCGGCGCCTGCCGGCGGTGGATCCGCGCTCGATCTGCGACGGCCTTCTCACTTCGGTCGGGGAGCGCAATTTCGCGATCATCGCGAAGCACGTGCAGGCCGTGTGGACCGTCGACGACGCGCAGGTCGTGGCGGCCATGCGGCTCGTCTTCGAACGCATGAAGCTGGTGGTGGAGCCTTCGGCCGTGATCGGGCTGGCGGCGGCGCTGGGACGCCGCGGGGAACTGTCGGGGTGCCGGGTCGGTATCATCCTTTCCGGCGGCAATGTCGACCTGGACCGGTTGCCCTGGCTGTCCTGA
- the pdxS gene encoding pyridoxal 5'-phosphate synthase lyase subunit PdxS — protein METFWIDPFATEQFRHKVGLAEMLKGGVIMDVTNAEQAKIAEEAGAVAVMALERIPSEIRKTGGIARMSQPAMIREIQKAVSIPVMAKARIGHFAEAQILQALGVDFIDESEVLTPADNANHIDKHQFTVPFVCGCRNLGEALRRIGEGAAMIRTKGEAGSGDVVEAVTHMREVMTEIRRLTTMREDELMAESKRLGAPYHLVVATAKLGKLPVPNFAAGGIATPADAALMRQLGAETVFVGSGIFASEDPAPRARAIVQASTHYDDPKVLLEVSMDLGEPMRGRAVNEMEESEKMAGRGW, from the coding sequence ATGGAGACGTTCTGGATCGACCCCTTCGCCACCGAGCAGTTCCGCCACAAGGTGGGCCTGGCCGAAATGCTGAAGGGCGGCGTCATCATGGACGTGACCAATGCCGAACAGGCGAAGATCGCCGAGGAGGCCGGCGCGGTCGCGGTCATGGCGCTCGAACGGATCCCGTCGGAGATCCGCAAGACCGGCGGCATCGCCCGCATGTCGCAGCCGGCGATGATCCGCGAGATCCAGAAGGCGGTCTCGATCCCGGTCATGGCCAAGGCGCGCATCGGCCACTTCGCCGAAGCCCAGATCCTGCAGGCCCTGGGGGTCGACTTCATCGACGAGTCCGAAGTGCTCACGCCGGCGGACAATGCCAACCACATCGACAAGCACCAGTTCACGGTGCCGTTCGTCTGCGGCTGCCGGAACCTGGGCGAGGCGCTGCGCCGCATCGGTGAAGGCGCGGCCATGATCCGCACCAAGGGCGAGGCCGGCAGCGGCGATGTGGTCGAGGCCGTCACCCACATGCGCGAGGTGATGACCGAGATCCGCCGCCTGACGACGATGCGCGAGGATGAACTCATGGCCGAGTCGAAACGGCTCGGTGCGCCCTACCACCTGGTGGTGGCCACGGCCAAGCTGGGCAAGCTGCCGGTGCCGAACTTCGCGGCCGGCGGCATCGCGACGCCCGCCGATGCGGCCCTGATGCGCCAACTCGGCGCCGAGACGGTGTTTGTCGGCAGCGGCATCTTCGCCAGCGAGGATCCGGCGCCGCGCGCGCGCGCCATCGTGCAGGCCTCGACGCACTACGACGACCCGAAGGTGCTCCTCGAGGTGTCGATGGATCTCGGTGAGCCCATGCGCGGCCGCGCCGTGAACGAGATGGAAGAGAGCGAGAAGATGGCGGGCCGCGGCTGGTGA
- a CDS encoding DinB family protein: MPVLYPRPVDGDFHPYYRKYLDLVPADVSDPLLQLRRQGLAVMEGFKKLDEATGNHRYAPGKWTVKEVLGHLIDTERLFVFRALWIARGEPNAQPGMDENVWAAHSNAGRRPLDHLWREHHVARTDHLRLLRSFDAEARLRRGRANEAELAAGAIPWLIAGHERHHLDVLRERYGVEI, from the coding sequence ATGCCCGTCCTGTACCCGCGCCCGGTCGATGGTGATTTCCATCCCTACTACCGCAAGTACCTCGACCTGGTGCCGGCCGATGTGTCCGATCCGTTGCTGCAGCTGCGCCGGCAGGGCCTGGCCGTCATGGAGGGTTTCAAGAAGCTGGACGAGGCGACCGGCAACCACCGCTATGCCCCCGGCAAGTGGACGGTCAAGGAGGTGCTCGGGCACCTGATCGACACCGAGCGCCTGTTCGTCTTCCGCGCCCTGTGGATCGCCCGTGGCGAGCCGAATGCCCAGCCCGGCATGGACGAGAACGTATGGGCCGCGCACTCGAATGCCGGCCGCCGGCCGCTCGACCACCTGTGGCGCGAGCACCACGTGGCGCGCACGGACCACCTGCGCCTGCTGCGCAGCTTCGACGCCGAAGCCCGCCTCCGCCGTGGCCGCGCCAACGAGGCCGAACTGGCGGCGGGCGCCATCCCCTGGCTGATCGCCGGGCACGAACGCCATCACCTTGACGTGCTGCGCGAGCGGTACGGCGTGGAGATCTGA
- a CDS encoding HAD family phosphatase, whose protein sequence is MNGMGSGSSDRDGETRPDGRWLVAVDVDGTLLDTEFDEVLRPREIAAMEAVRSAGHVLALCTGRNLNSTSSLLARSGWEPADLPLVLLNGAVVWADEPRRRIACHVLDGEEVRLLVRLFREHGTVPMVYGTDDDGGLLRHEARPVNDVLGRYLQGRRQNTGGLEVVDDLLACDWRQALEVGTIDEKDRIEALSRAIARELPGRVKVINTRSLMGGGAWYWAEAFHAASDKGAGLRTLAEHCGIGRERTVAIGDNYNDLDMFAWAGYSVAMAGSPHDVASEADFVTGAVADGGAAHVLESIAAGGFPHGAGLVPRKDRT, encoded by the coding sequence GTGAACGGCATGGGCAGCGGCAGCAGCGATCGCGACGGAGAGACGCGTCCGGATGGGCGCTGGCTCGTGGCGGTCGACGTCGACGGCACCTTGCTGGACACCGAGTTCGACGAGGTGCTGCGCCCGCGCGAGATCGCGGCCATGGAGGCCGTGCGGAGCGCCGGCCACGTGCTCGCCCTCTGCACCGGCCGCAACCTCAACTCGACCAGCAGCCTGCTCGCGCGGTCCGGCTGGGAGCCGGCCGACCTGCCCCTGGTGCTGCTCAACGGCGCCGTGGTCTGGGCCGACGAACCGCGACGACGCATCGCCTGCCATGTCCTGGACGGCGAAGAGGTACGCCTCCTGGTCCGGTTGTTCCGTGAACATGGCACCGTGCCGATGGTGTATGGTACCGACGACGATGGCGGGCTCCTGCGCCACGAGGCGCGTCCGGTCAACGACGTCCTGGGCCGCTATCTCCAGGGCCGGCGCCAGAACACCGGCGGCCTGGAGGTGGTCGACGACCTCCTGGCCTGCGACTGGCGCCAGGCGCTGGAAGTCGGGACCATCGACGAGAAGGACCGGATCGAGGCGCTCAGTCGCGCCATCGCACGCGAACTGCCGGGTCGCGTCAAGGTGATCAACACCCGATCGCTGATGGGCGGCGGCGCCTGGTACTGGGCCGAGGCGTTCCACGCGGCGAGCGACAAGGGCGCCGGGTTGCGCACCCTGGCCGAACACTGCGGCATCGGGCGCGAGCGTACCGTCGCCATCGGCGACAACTACAACGACCTGGACATGTTCGCCTGGGCCGGATACAGCGTGGCCATGGCGGGCAGTCCCCACGATGTGGCTTCGGAAGCGGATTTCGTCACCGGCGCCGTTGCCGACGGTGGCGCCGCCCACGTCCTCGAGAGCATCGCCGCCGGAGGGTTTCCCCACGGCGCCGGGCTCGTGCCGCGAAAGGACAGGACATGA
- a CDS encoding acylphosphatase — protein MDRLELRISGRVQGVGFRWHAREEALRLGLTGRVRNLADGSVQLVAEGPRVSLEALATWCGRGPVRARVDVCDAAWSEAAGAWNDFKVTG, from the coding sequence ATGGATCGCCTGGAACTGCGCATCAGCGGGCGCGTGCAGGGTGTCGGATTCCGGTGGCACGCGCGCGAGGAGGCGCTGCGCCTGGGCCTGACCGGTCGGGTCCGCAACCTGGCCGACGGTTCGGTGCAACTGGTGGCCGAGGGGCCGCGGGTCTCCCTCGAGGCGCTGGCGACGTGGTGCGGGCGCGGGCCGGTGCGGGCCCGTGTGGACGTGTGCGACGCCGCCTGGTCCGAGGCAGCGGGCGCCTGGAACGACTTCAAGGTCACGGGGTGA
- a CDS encoding MgtC/SapB family protein, whose translation MLPMPMELAELTTRLGLAAVLGGLVGLERDIHGRAAGLRTHLLVSLGSAVFMVISIFVASTARGDRFASDPGRIAAQVIAGIGFLGAGVIIKERATVRGLTTSACLWLVAAVGMAAGAGYPVVAVITTAFALVGLIVLKSFERLYPKDFYRTIEITTDIKVSTADVISLMKSQNLTILSCGITRDYVAGTSRITLGLRFFHKGVTDKRSHAIFQMLEQSESGHQAHRMAADLSGQGAAGGPELKSVAARMPSPGR comes from the coding sequence ATGTTGCCGATGCCGATGGAGCTTGCCGAACTCACCACCCGACTGGGCCTGGCTGCCGTCCTCGGCGGCCTGGTCGGCCTCGAGCGCGACATCCACGGGCGGGCCGCAGGCCTGCGCACCCACCTGCTGGTGAGCCTGGGCTCGGCCGTGTTCATGGTGATTTCCATCTTCGTGGCCAGCACCGCCCGCGGCGACCGGTTCGCCTCCGACCCGGGGCGCATCGCCGCGCAGGTCATTGCCGGCATCGGTTTCCTCGGCGCGGGCGTCATCATCAAGGAACGCGCGACGGTGCGCGGCCTGACAACCTCGGCGTGCCTGTGGCTGGTGGCGGCCGTGGGCATGGCTGCGGGCGCCGGCTACCCGGTGGTGGCGGTGATCACGACGGCTTTCGCGCTGGTCGGCCTGATCGTGCTGAAGTCGTTCGAGAGGCTCTATCCGAAGGACTTCTACCGTACGATCGAGATCACGACCGACATCAAGGTCAGCACGGCCGATGTGATCTCGCTGATGAAGTCTCAGAACCTCACGATCCTCTCGTGCGGCATCACGCGCGACTACGTGGCGGGCACCTCGCGCATCACCCTCGGGCTGCGGTTCTTCCACAAGGGTGTCACCGACAAGCGGTCGCACGCCATCTTCCAGATGCTCGAGCAGTCCGAATCTGGACATCAAGCGCATCGAATGGCGGCGGACCTGAGCGGGCAAGGGGCCGCGGGCGGCCCGGAACTGAAGTCCGTCGCCGCCCGCATGCCTTCTCCCGGCAGGTGA
- the pdxT gene encoding pyridoxal 5'-phosphate synthase glutaminase subunit PdxT — MTTARTRLPVGLLTLQGDYARHEASFRALGCTTASVRRPAELAHVGCLVIPGGESTTMTRLIDLAGLREPLREFALEKPVMGTCAGLIMLARDLADESATHGVTSLGLLNCTVRRNAYGRQIDSFTADVELDDCLAGQPPFPAVFIRAPRITLVGDGVAVVARHEGQPVAVRQGRLLGLAFHPELTNDQRLHQAFLDLA; from the coding sequence ATGACGACCGCGCGCACGCGTCTGCCGGTCGGCCTGCTGACGCTGCAGGGCGACTACGCGCGCCACGAGGCCTCGTTCCGTGCCCTCGGCTGCACGACGGCCTCTGTGCGGCGCCCGGCCGAACTGGCGCACGTGGGCTGCCTGGTCATCCCGGGCGGCGAGTCCACGACCATGACCCGCCTGATCGACCTGGCCGGGCTGCGCGAGCCCCTGCGCGAGTTCGCCCTCGAGAAGCCGGTCATGGGCACGTGTGCGGGACTGATCATGCTGGCACGCGACCTGGCCGACGAGTCGGCAACCCACGGGGTGACGTCGCTCGGACTGCTCAACTGCACGGTGCGACGCAACGCCTACGGTCGCCAGATCGATTCCTTCACCGCCGATGTCGAACTCGACGATTGCCTGGCCGGCCAGCCGCCGTTCCCGGCGGTCTTCATCAGGGCGCCGCGGATCACGCTCGTCGGCGACGGTGTGGCCGTGGTGGCGCGGCACGAGGGACAGCCCGTGGCCGTTCGGCAGGGGCGACTGCTCGGCCTGGCCTTCCACCCCGAACTCACGAACGATCAGCGTCTGCACCAGGCATTCCTGGACCTGGCCTGA
- a CDS encoding prepilin-type N-terminal cleavage/methylation domain-containing protein, which translates to MKHSEGFTLIELMIVVVIIGILASIAIPNFISMQDRAREAKVRTHSHSLQLAAEDYAVRNNGIYSDAGADLQPLLPGGALLDNAYTTAISEPQFGAPAASTGQIGIVAILQGGVPVGYTINGFGRTVEVINFTSGS; encoded by the coding sequence ATGAAGCACAGCGAAGGTTTCACCCTGATCGAGTTGATGATCGTGGTGGTGATCATCGGCATCCTGGCTTCGATCGCCATTCCGAACTTCATCAGCATGCAGGACCGGGCCCGCGAGGCCAAGGTGCGGACGCATTCCCATTCCCTGCAGCTGGCCGCCGAGGACTACGCGGTCAGGAACAACGGGATCTATTCGGACGCCGGCGCGGATCTCCAGCCCCTGCTGCCGGGCGGCGCCCTGCTGGACAATGCCTACACCACCGCCATCAGCGAACCCCAGTTCGGGGCTCCCGCGGCCTCGACCGGGCAGATCGGCATCGTGGCCATTCTCCAGGGCGGCGTACCGGTCGGCTATACAATCAACGGGTTCGGCCGGACCGTCGAGGTCATCAATTTCACGAGCGGCAGCTGA
- a CDS encoding acyl-CoA thioesterase, whose translation MPHEMTVRVRGYHCDFYGHVNNARFLELFEEARWRWAESVIDLPAWQAAGFGFVVAGIDIRYKRPAPEGLLLRVHSEITRLDARFGVFRQEIFDAGDGRLLVEADVTFAVVDVKTGRSLPLQGQADAPFTAWRREQAGRSGD comes from the coding sequence ATGCCTCACGAGATGACCGTCCGCGTGCGCGGGTACCACTGCGATTTCTACGGCCACGTCAACAACGCGCGCTTCCTCGAACTGTTCGAGGAAGCCCGCTGGCGATGGGCCGAATCGGTGATCGACCTGCCGGCGTGGCAGGCAGCCGGCTTCGGTTTCGTGGTGGCGGGCATCGACATCCGCTACAAGCGGCCGGCGCCGGAAGGGTTGCTGCTGAGGGTCCACAGTGAGATCACCCGGCTCGATGCCCGTTTCGGCGTCTTTCGCCAGGAGATCTTCGACGCCGGCGACGGACGCCTGCTCGTCGAGGCCGATGTCACGTTCGCTGTCGTCGACGTGAAGACGGGGCGCTCGCTGCCCTTGCAGGGGCAGGCCGATGCGCCGTTCACCGCCTGGCGGCGCGAGCAGGCCGGGCGCAGCGGCGACTGA
- a CDS encoding proline--tRNA ligase, which yields MAEICKRSDDYSRWYQDVIQAAELADNSPVRGCMVIRPNGYAIWENIQRILDAKFKELGHVNAYFPLLIPKSFLAREAEHVEGFAKECAIVTHHRLKQVTVNGKTTVIPDPDSKLEEEYVIRPTSETVIWDMYRKWIQSYRDLPILINQWANVMRWEMRTRMFLRTAEFLWQEGHTAHATAAEARAETLQMLDVYSWFAEEILAMPVIKGVKTANERFAGAVETFSIEAMMQDGKALQAATSHDLGQNFAKAFDVKYQDAEGKVEHVWATSWGMSTRIIGALIMTHSDDEGLVLPPRIAGTKAVIVPIWKNEEEMAQVCAAAEGLAVQLRAAVGPVHVDKRDNMRPGWKYAEWERKGVPLRIELGPRDLAGQQVMMVARHDRKKEAVGFQQLAEAVAAELARIQQDLFDRALQRRRENTHVIDSWEAFLALFAGPGGFAECHWCGDGDCEKAVQEETKVTIRNLPLVRDETPGSCVHCGKPSIGRVVFAQSY from the coding sequence ATGGCCGAGATCTGCAAGCGTTCGGACGACTACAGCCGCTGGTACCAGGACGTCATCCAGGCCGCCGAGCTGGCCGACAACAGCCCGGTGCGCGGTTGCATGGTCATCCGTCCCAACGGCTATGCCATCTGGGAGAACATCCAGCGGATCCTCGACGCGAAGTTCAAGGAGCTCGGGCACGTCAATGCGTACTTCCCGCTGCTGATCCCGAAGAGCTTCCTCGCGCGCGAAGCCGAGCACGTGGAGGGCTTCGCCAAGGAATGCGCCATCGTCACGCACCACCGCCTGAAGCAGGTCACGGTGAACGGCAAGACGACGGTGATCCCTGACCCCGACAGCAAGCTGGAGGAGGAGTACGTCATCCGCCCCACCAGCGAGACGGTCATCTGGGACATGTACCGCAAGTGGATCCAGAGCTATCGCGACCTGCCCATCCTGATCAACCAGTGGGCCAACGTGATGCGCTGGGAGATGCGCACGCGCATGTTCCTGCGCACGGCCGAGTTCCTCTGGCAGGAAGGCCACACCGCGCACGCCACGGCGGCGGAGGCCCGTGCAGAGACGCTGCAGATGCTCGATGTCTACAGCTGGTTCGCCGAGGAGATCCTCGCCATGCCGGTGATCAAGGGCGTCAAGACGGCGAACGAGCGCTTTGCCGGCGCCGTCGAGACGTTCTCGATCGAGGCGATGATGCAGGACGGCAAGGCGCTGCAGGCGGCCACGAGCCATGACCTGGGGCAGAACTTCGCCAAGGCCTTCGACGTGAAGTACCAGGATGCCGAAGGCAAGGTCGAGCACGTGTGGGCCACGAGCTGGGGCATGAGCACGCGCATCATCGGCGCCCTCATCATGACGCACAGCGATGACGAGGGCCTCGTGCTCCCGCCGCGCATTGCCGGCACCAAGGCCGTGATCGTGCCGATCTGGAAGAACGAGGAAGAGATGGCGCAGGTCTGCGCCGCGGCCGAAGGCCTGGCGGTCCAGCTGCGCGCGGCCGTGGGCCCGGTGCACGTTGACAAGCGCGACAACATGCGGCCAGGCTGGAAGTACGCGGAGTGGGAGCGCAAGGGCGTGCCCCTGCGCATCGAGCTCGGGCCCCGCGACCTGGCCGGCCAGCAGGTGATGATGGTGGCCCGCCACGACCGGAAGAAGGAGGCCGTGGGTTTCCAGCAGCTGGCCGAAGCGGTGGCCGCGGAACTGGCGCGCATCCAGCAGGACCTCTTCGACCGGGCCCTGCAGCGCCGGCGCGAGAACACGCACGTGATCGATTCCTGGGAGGCGTTCCTGGCGCTGTTTGCCGGCCCCGGCGGCTTCGCCGAATGCCACTGGTGCGGCGACGGCGACTGCGAGAAGGCGGTCCAGGAAGAGACGAAGGTCACCATCCGGAACCTGCCGCTCGTCCGCGACGAGACGCCCGGCAGCTGCGTGCACTGCGGCAAGCCGTCCATCGGCCGGGTGGTCTTCGCGCAGTCCTACTGA
- a CDS encoding RNA-binding protein, giving the protein MYLGNLPPGTTVEAVRALLAAHGEVADDEVADVDLITDRETNEPRGFGFATMPAEAAARAVAELDGLDWQGHVLRVNESHDRGARPPRRSW; this is encoded by the coding sequence ATCTACCTGGGCAACCTGCCGCCGGGGACGACGGTCGAGGCCGTGCGCGCGCTGCTGGCGGCGCACGGCGAGGTGGCTGACGACGAGGTGGCGGATGTCGACCTGATCACCGATCGCGAGACGAACGAGCCGCGCGGCTTCGGTTTCGCGACCATGCCGGCCGAGGCGGCAGCGCGGGCCGTGGCCGAGCTCGACGGCCTGGACTGGCAGGGCCATGTCCTGCGCGTGAACGAATCCCATGACCGTGGCGCCAGGCCGCCGCGGCGATCCTGGTGA